A region of Candidatus Hydrogenedentota bacterium DNA encodes the following proteins:
- a CDS encoding HAD family hydrolase: MRIRHIVWDWNGTLLDDLELCLTALHELSRARGIPLVDLATYRERFTFPVIEYYKALGFDPSPEAFEQAAREWIKMYSENVYSAAALYDGAVETLARLRDAGLRQCLISAHQHDMLLHAVNHFGVTQYFNTIRGLHNHYAESKADLGRQWLSETNPLQDSVLMIGDTLHDFEVAGELRVRCVLVAQGHQSESRLRATGAPVLASIRDVPAFLNI, translated from the coding sequence TTGCGGATTAGACATATCGTTTGGGACTGGAACGGCACGTTGCTCGACGACCTCGAACTGTGCCTGACGGCCCTGCATGAATTGAGCCGGGCCAGGGGAATTCCGCTGGTCGATCTGGCCACCTATCGCGAGCGATTCACGTTCCCGGTCATCGAGTATTACAAGGCCCTCGGTTTCGACCCTTCGCCCGAAGCCTTCGAACAAGCTGCGCGCGAGTGGATCAAGATGTATAGCGAGAATGTCTATTCGGCTGCCGCCCTGTACGACGGCGCCGTCGAAACGCTCGCGCGGCTTCGCGATGCCGGGTTGCGCCAATGCCTGATTTCGGCGCACCAGCATGACATGCTGCTCCACGCCGTCAACCATTTTGGCGTGACGCAGTACTTCAATACGATCCGCGGCCTCCACAATCACTATGCCGAGAGCAAGGCCGACTTGGGAAGGCAATGGCTGAGCGAGACCAATCCGCTTCAAGACTCCGTGCTCATGATTGGAGATACCCTGCACGATTTCGAAGTGGCCGGGGAATTGCGGGTCCGATGTGTCCTGGTCGCTCAGGGTCACCAATCGGAAAGCCGCTTGCGCGCAACCGGAGCGCCTGTTCTTGCCTCGATCCGCGATGTCCCCGCCTTCTTGAACATCTGA
- a CDS encoding dicarboxylate/amino acid:cation symporter, whose translation MRRTVFVLAGILLLGAFFGIASVRTQEGSVDWPAAAVRAGIATAAMAVFFLLFPRWFKLPTQIFLAMAAGVFAGWAFKVMGAESFAVDYLNIFGTIFILLLKLVVTPLIFVSIICGVSGIGNPRKLGSVGFKAIAYYLITTCIAVLIGMACVSVIRPGAGKSELQLSQGALSPAPGTSAEGRSVGRLIQEEALPAVIENPIMAGQNPLAVIFLAILLGGALASLGARARAALDVFRVLDKALIQLVLGIMYLAPIGVFTLMSKAIAELGIDYVVSLAWYVVTVVTGLGLHFALLVCVVLPLAARVSPWRFIAGFAPAIELSFSTSSSSATLPVTIDCTSRRIGADENIANFMLPIGATVNMDGTALYQAVAVLFIAQVLNKDLTIAQQFGVFLSAIMVSIGTAGIPGGSIALMPLVLKQAGIGAEYIGIIIGVDRFLDMCRTVVNITGDSVGALVVSRSEGAIIKPRSSGGACEDGDCLAD comes from the coding sequence ATGAGACGCACCGTGTTTGTTCTCGCGGGCATCCTTTTGTTGGGCGCGTTCTTTGGAATTGCATCCGTACGCACGCAGGAAGGTTCTGTCGACTGGCCCGCAGCCGCCGTTCGCGCGGGCATCGCGACCGCCGCCATGGCGGTGTTCTTTCTCCTGTTTCCGCGCTGGTTCAAGCTTCCCACGCAGATCTTCCTGGCGATGGCGGCCGGCGTGTTCGCGGGATGGGCTTTCAAGGTCATGGGCGCGGAATCGTTTGCTGTCGACTACCTCAATATCTTTGGCACGATATTTATCCTCTTGCTCAAACTCGTCGTTACGCCGCTCATTTTCGTCTCGATCATATGCGGCGTTTCGGGGATCGGCAACCCGCGCAAGCTCGGCTCAGTCGGGTTCAAGGCTATCGCGTACTACCTTATAACGACATGCATAGCGGTCCTGATAGGGATGGCGTGCGTAAGCGTGATCCGCCCCGGGGCAGGCAAGAGCGAGCTGCAATTGTCGCAGGGCGCGCTTTCGCCGGCTCCGGGAACATCCGCGGAAGGCCGTTCCGTGGGCCGTCTCATCCAGGAAGAAGCACTGCCGGCGGTCATCGAAAATCCCATCATGGCGGGCCAGAATCCGTTGGCCGTGATTTTCCTCGCCATCCTGCTTGGGGGCGCCCTTGCTTCGCTGGGCGCTCGCGCTCGGGCCGCTCTCGATGTGTTTCGGGTGCTCGACAAAGCCCTGATCCAGCTTGTGCTGGGGATCATGTATCTTGCGCCTATCGGCGTGTTCACATTGATGAGCAAAGCCATCGCTGAACTCGGCATCGACTATGTCGTATCCCTCGCCTGGTACGTGGTGACCGTGGTGACGGGTCTGGGACTGCATTTCGCGCTTCTCGTATGCGTCGTGCTGCCCCTTGCGGCACGCGTTTCGCCGTGGCGATTCATTGCAGGCTTTGCCCCGGCCATCGAACTTTCGTTCAGCACCTCGTCGAGTTCCGCAACGCTGCCCGTTACAATCGATTGCACGTCGCGGCGCATCGGCGCCGATGAGAACATCGCCAATTTCATGCTCCCCATTGGCGCCACGGTAAACATGGACGGTACCGCTCTTTATCAGGCCGTGGCGGTTTTGTTCATTGCGCAGGTTCTCAACAAAGACCTGACAATTGCCCAGCAGTTCGGTGTATTCTTGTCGGCGATCATGGTCTCGATTGGCACTGCGGGCATACCGGGCGGCAGTATTGCGTTGATGCCCCTGGTGCTGAAACAAGCCGGCATCGGCGCCGAGTACATAGGTATCATTATCGGCGTAGACCGGTTTCTCGACATGTGCCGGACCGTAGTGAACATCACGGGTGACAGTGTGGGCGCACTCGTCGTGTCGCGGTCGGAGGGCGCAATCATCAAACCCCGCTCCAGCGGTGGCGCGTGTGAAGACGGAGACTGCCTTGCGGATTAG
- a CDS encoding PQQ-like beta-propeller repeat protein has product MHGNGSSLRQAFALVILTVGGWHAAASDWPQWRGPNRDGAWAETGLVSSFSAPQIPLKWRATVSNGYSGPTVAAGRVYVTDRVEAPEETERVLCFDAETGAPVWVHAYAAPYGPLSYKDGPRASVTIADGLAYSLGAVGHLRCLDAASGELVWKKDPGAGYEVELPTWGIAAAPLVDGELVIAQIGARNGGCLMAWDKRTGQERWRALDDPASYSAPVVTEQAGRRVVICWTGDNVAGLNPLTGELYWKVATPRSRDVINVPTPVIAGDRMFLTSVYEGSYLFRLGQDAPTVELLWHRAGESEIKSDAIHAMISTPLMLGEYVYGVDCYGQVRCLEPKNGDRVWEDLTLVPQRRWGTIHMVQNGATTWMFNETGELIIATLSPEGCRQISRAQLIGPTTGQLGRGDGVCWSHPAYANRCVFARNDQELVCADLAAE; this is encoded by the coding sequence ATGCACGGGAACGGTTCCAGTTTAAGACAGGCATTCGCACTCGTAATTCTAACCGTTGGCGGATGGCACGCAGCTGCCAGCGACTGGCCGCAGTGGCGGGGGCCCAACCGGGACGGCGCCTGGGCGGAAACGGGGCTTGTCTCGAGCTTCTCGGCCCCCCAGATTCCCCTGAAATGGCGCGCAACCGTCTCGAACGGCTATTCGGGGCCGACCGTCGCAGCCGGGCGCGTCTACGTCACGGATCGCGTCGAAGCCCCCGAAGAGACCGAGCGCGTACTCTGTTTCGACGCGGAAACCGGCGCGCCGGTATGGGTCCATGCCTATGCGGCGCCTTACGGTCCGCTCAGTTACAAGGACGGCCCCCGGGCGTCCGTTACGATCGCGGACGGGCTGGCCTATTCGCTTGGTGCGGTCGGACACCTCCGATGCCTCGATGCGGCCAGCGGCGAGTTGGTGTGGAAGAAAGACCCCGGCGCCGGTTACGAGGTCGAGTTGCCCACCTGGGGCATCGCGGCGGCGCCGCTGGTCGATGGCGAGCTCGTGATCGCCCAGATCGGCGCGCGAAACGGCGGATGCCTCATGGCATGGGACAAGCGGACCGGCCAGGAACGCTGGCGCGCGCTCGACGACCCCGCTTCCTACTCGGCCCCCGTGGTAACCGAGCAGGCGGGACGGCGTGTGGTGATCTGCTGGACGGGCGATAACGTCGCGGGCCTCAATCCGCTGACCGGCGAGCTCTATTGGAAGGTTGCCACGCCGCGTTCGAGGGATGTCATTAACGTTCCTACGCCGGTCATCGCGGGGGACCGGATGTTCCTGACATCGGTGTATGAGGGCTCGTACTTGTTCCGTCTCGGGCAGGACGCGCCAACGGTCGAGCTCCTCTGGCACAGGGCAGGCGAAAGCGAGATCAAGAGCGATGCCATCCACGCCATGATCAGCACGCCCCTGATGCTCGGAGAATACGTCTACGGGGTCGACTGTTACGGCCAGGTGCGGTGTCTCGAGCCGAAAAACGGCGACCGGGTGTGGGAAGATTTGACCCTTGTGCCGCAACGGCGCTGGGGCACGATTCACATGGTCCAGAACGGCGCTACCACCTGGATGTTCAACGAAACCGGCGAGCTGATCATCGCCACCCTTTCGCCTGAGGGCTGCCGGCAAATCAGCCGGGCGCAACTCATCGGACCCACCACCGGACAGCTTGGCCGGGGGGACGGCGTGTGCTGGTCGCACCCCGCGTATGCCAACCGTTGCGTCTTCGCGCGAAACGACCAGGAATTGGTCTGCGCCGACCTCGCCGCGGAGTGA
- a CDS encoding FAD-dependent oxidoreductase: MRWRNAQPVLSTAVVLMLLPCASVRAAGTENPAPFPCLHLTFDGCDDGLVWDQSGYGNLGYASNAAIVPGVEGAGLGFEGRGSSLRCAPVSGLGERTALTIAAWVKLDSLDFRLFPAIVRQEGAFALRFAEDRVGFVLWFDTKPLGVTAKKTDWQTGTWYHVAATYDGARARIYVDGALEGELGELAHGGFDFSPDPCWLGACGGLYPLQGVLDEVRLYNAALSAAAVAELHRQGRAALSKAPPENIAETAVDFSRKPIKKPARDIVMVEDGYLWIDAEDFIDYGEWTCDTQFIHLMGSAYLIAAGAGKPLADAWTTFEVPKPGRYRLWVRARNWFLPYSPGTFTVVINDAPVGRIFGAADVQDWAWEQGGEFELPAGEIRMALRDLTGYYGRCDALLLTTDLDYTPPNALDAVRLERARLTGLSLEPRQAGDFDVVVVGAGAAGSVAALASARSGARTALIQNRPVLGGNASDELGVSINGAASAHPNARETGIIEEVGRIKARYGFSKMSEPFRLAAGDERNLSVFLNQHVVAVDKDGDARIRSVTAVDTLTGAMTTYGGLVFVDGTGDGWVGYYAGADCRTGREARNEYNESHAPETADSLTMSGCLMGGDSVSYRAADLGRPVAYQAPEWAITMPPAGEFGRTPRNIVTGEWWLEHPNDIDDVWNAEWARDTLIRITYGYWDFIKNAWPERERAANFALIEVPIIDAKRESRRLLGDYVLTQNDVQAGRVFEDRISYGGWPLDVHHPGGILSGKEGPFHSNDRLPIYTIPFRCLYSRNIDNLLLAGRDMSVTHMALGTVRVQGTLAALGQAAGTAAAECALHHMTPRDIYRGQMDAFQQRLLKDDQYIPGLQNEDPEDVARTATVTASSTRTFDEFSKMEVQPGEMHPLNMPRAVQFPTGTQRTIGVFYALLRSERTEPADVELHLRGANETGDFSSASDLAAVTATALPEVETWVAFPLDVPAEFPFAWVWLAPAKGISWRLMSKAPLGTCRAYGGDGRWTAVPGEQYAFHTEPPIAVPARYDAGNIVNGVTRIIGGARNQWASDPYQALPQWLELDLGDAKRFTAVYLTFDTDLNEKCHTVPLVPQCVRDYELAAYDDGEWRTLATVRGNFQRRRIHRFEPVTAQRLRLTVHATNGDPSARVFEMRVYGE; the protein is encoded by the coding sequence ATGCGTTGGCGAAATGCGCAACCGGTCCTCTCAACCGCCGTGGTGCTCATGCTCCTGCCGTGTGCAAGCGTCCGCGCCGCGGGTACGGAAAACCCGGCGCCTTTCCCTTGTCTTCACCTCACTTTTGACGGCTGCGATGACGGTCTGGTGTGGGACCAGTCCGGCTATGGCAACCTCGGTTACGCGTCAAATGCTGCAATTGTCCCGGGGGTGGAGGGGGCTGGGCTTGGGTTCGAGGGGCGCGGCTCATCTCTGCGATGTGCGCCCGTCTCGGGCCTCGGCGAGCGGACCGCTCTCACAATCGCCGCATGGGTGAAGCTGGATTCCCTGGACTTCCGCCTCTTTCCGGCCATTGTCCGGCAGGAAGGCGCGTTTGCCCTGCGTTTTGCGGAAGACCGGGTGGGTTTCGTTCTGTGGTTTGACACGAAACCCCTCGGCGTCACCGCCAAGAAGACGGACTGGCAAACCGGCACGTGGTATCACGTCGCCGCGACGTACGACGGTGCGCGCGCGCGGATCTATGTTGACGGCGCTCTGGAAGGGGAGTTGGGGGAACTCGCGCACGGCGGTTTCGATTTTTCGCCTGACCCATGCTGGCTTGGCGCGTGCGGCGGCCTGTACCCGTTGCAGGGGGTTCTCGACGAGGTCCGCCTGTACAATGCCGCATTATCCGCGGCAGCCGTCGCCGAACTCCATCGCCAGGGGCGCGCGGCATTGTCCAAAGCGCCGCCGGAGAATATCGCGGAAACGGCCGTAGACTTCTCCCGCAAACCCATCAAGAAACCCGCACGGGATATCGTTATGGTGGAAGACGGGTATCTCTGGATCGATGCAGAAGACTTCATTGACTACGGCGAGTGGACCTGCGATACCCAGTTCATACACCTCATGGGTTCCGCGTATCTCATTGCGGCGGGCGCAGGCAAACCCCTCGCCGACGCCTGGACCACGTTCGAAGTGCCGAAACCCGGCCGGTACCGGTTGTGGGTGCGCGCGCGCAACTGGTTCCTGCCCTATTCCCCCGGAACGTTCACCGTAGTGATCAACGATGCGCCCGTTGGCCGGATTTTCGGTGCGGCAGACGTGCAGGACTGGGCCTGGGAACAGGGCGGGGAATTCGAGCTTCCAGCCGGCGAGATACGCATGGCGCTGCGCGATCTGACGGGCTATTACGGCCGATGCGACGCGCTTCTGCTGACCACCGACCTCGATTACACCCCGCCGAACGCGCTTGACGCGGTGCGCCTCGAACGCGCGAGGCTGACCGGCCTGTCCCTCGAACCACGCCAGGCGGGCGATTTCGACGTGGTCGTGGTCGGGGCCGGCGCGGCGGGGTCGGTCGCGGCACTGGCCTCGGCACGGTCCGGCGCGCGCACGGCGCTAATCCAGAACCGGCCTGTCCTCGGCGGCAATGCGAGCGACGAGTTGGGCGTGTCCATCAATGGGGCTGCGAGCGCTCATCCCAATGCCCGCGAGACAGGCATCATCGAGGAGGTCGGCCGGATCAAGGCCCGCTATGGCTTCTCGAAGATGAGCGAACCTTTCCGCCTCGCGGCCGGGGACGAACGGAACCTCTCCGTCTTCCTCAATCAGCACGTCGTGGCGGTAGACAAGGACGGCGACGCGCGCATTCGTTCCGTAACGGCCGTGGATACTCTGACCGGCGCAATGACCACCTACGGGGGCCTCGTGTTTGTCGACGGCACGGGCGACGGCTGGGTGGGCTATTATGCGGGCGCCGATTGCCGCACCGGCCGCGAAGCGCGCAACGAGTACAACGAAAGCCATGCCCCGGAAACCGCGGATTCGCTGACCATGAGCGGCTGTCTCATGGGGGGAGACTCAGTATCGTACCGTGCCGCGGACCTGGGCCGTCCCGTGGCCTACCAGGCGCCGGAATGGGCCATCACGATGCCCCCGGCGGGGGAATTCGGCCGAACGCCGCGCAATATCGTCACGGGCGAATGGTGGCTCGAACACCCCAACGACATTGATGATGTCTGGAACGCGGAATGGGCCCGCGACACGCTCATCCGCATCACTTACGGCTATTGGGATTTCATCAAGAACGCCTGGCCCGAGCGGGAACGCGCGGCGAATTTCGCGTTGATCGAAGTGCCGATCATAGACGCCAAACGGGAGTCGCGCCGTCTGCTCGGCGATTACGTGCTGACGCAGAACGACGTGCAAGCCGGGCGCGTTTTCGAAGACCGCATCTCGTACGGCGGCTGGCCGCTCGACGTGCATCATCCCGGGGGGATCCTGTCGGGCAAAGAAGGGCCGTTTCACAGCAACGACCGGCTGCCCATCTACACCATCCCGTTCCGGTGCCTTTACTCGCGCAACATCGACAACCTGCTATTGGCGGGACGCGATATGAGCGTTACGCACATGGCTCTGGGCACGGTGCGCGTGCAGGGCACGCTGGCGGCCCTCGGCCAGGCTGCGGGAACCGCCGCCGCCGAATGCGCCTTGCACCACATGACCCCGCGTGACATCTATCGCGGCCAGATGGACGCCTTTCAGCAGCGGTTGCTCAAGGACGACCAGTACATCCCCGGACTTCAGAACGAGGATCCCGAAGACGTGGCCCGGACCGCCACCGTCACTGCGTCGAGCACGCGCACCTTCGACGAATTCAGCAAGATGGAGGTCCAGCCGGGAGAAATGCATCCGCTCAACATGCCCCGGGCGGTCCAATTCCCCACCGGAACCCAAAGGACCATCGGCGTGTTTTACGCCTTGCTGCGGTCCGAGCGCACGGAACCGGCCGATGTCGAACTCCACCTGCGTGGAGCGAACGAGACAGGCGATTTCTCGTCTGCTTCGGACCTTGCCGCGGTCACGGCCACGGCGCTGCCCGAGGTGGAGACCTGGGTCGCGTTCCCGCTGGATGTCCCCGCGGAATTCCCCTTCGCGTGGGTGTGGCTGGCTCCCGCTAAAGGCATCTCCTGGCGGCTCATGTCGAAAGCGCCCCTCGGAACCTGCCGCGCCTACGGCGGCGACGGACGCTGGACGGCCGTTCCCGGCGAACAGTACGCGTTCCACACCGAACCGCCCATCGCGGTCCCCGCGCGGTACGATGCCGGCAATATTGTCAACGGCGTGACGCGCATCATCGGCGGCGCACGCAACCAATGGGCGTCCGACCCCTATCAGGCCCTGCCGCAATGGCTCGAACTCGACTTGGGCGATGCGAAACGGTTCACGGCCGTGTACCTGACCTTCGATACCGACCTGAACGAGAAGTGCCATACCGTGCCGCTCGTGCCTCAATGCGTTCGCGACTATGAACTGGCCGCATACGATGACGGGGAATGGCGCACGCTCGCGACGGTCCGGGGCAATTTCCAACGCCGCCGCATCCACCGGTTCGAACCGGTTACGGCGCAACGCCTGCGACTCACGGTCCACGCCACGAACGGCGACCCCTCGGCCCGCGTGTTTGAGATGCGGGTCTACGGCGAATAG
- a CDS encoding ABC transporter permease produces the protein MDHSADDAPREVYVIEPSRGWMHIRWRELWQNRELFGYLVWRDIKIKYKQTLLGAAWAVLVPLCQMAVFTILFQRVANFSSDGLPGPLFYFAGLLPWNYFASSITQASNSMVQNAPMLTKIYFPRLLVPATPCAAAFVDFAIALAMFLVLTFFYGIIPSAAWFLLPVFMVLACASAFGAGSFLAALNVKYRDVRHIIPFLVQIWMFLTVITPYSAVKDALGPWRYVYGLNPMAAVVEGSRWALFRHLNGAELVEGQPVTIAAGPPWDLFVLGTAVTIVMLAVGIYYFKRMERTFADIV, from the coding sequence ATGGACCATTCCGCAGACGACGCGCCCCGCGAAGTATACGTTATAGAACCGTCGCGCGGTTGGATGCACATCCGCTGGCGTGAACTGTGGCAGAACCGCGAACTGTTCGGGTATCTGGTCTGGCGCGACATCAAGATCAAGTACAAGCAGACGCTTCTTGGGGCCGCGTGGGCTGTACTCGTGCCGCTGTGCCAGATGGCCGTATTCACCATCCTCTTTCAGCGGGTGGCCAACTTCTCGTCTGATGGGCTACCCGGACCGTTGTTTTATTTCGCGGGACTGTTGCCATGGAACTATTTCGCTTCGTCGATCACCCAGGCGAGCAACAGCATGGTGCAGAATGCGCCAATGCTCACGAAGATCTATTTTCCCCGCTTACTGGTGCCCGCGACGCCGTGTGCGGCCGCGTTCGTGGATTTCGCCATCGCGCTGGCCATGTTTCTTGTGTTGACCTTTTTCTACGGGATTATTCCCAGCGCGGCATGGTTCCTCCTGCCGGTGTTCATGGTGCTGGCCTGTGCGTCGGCCTTCGGGGCGGGGTCTTTCCTTGCGGCGTTGAACGTGAAATACCGCGACGTGCGCCACATCATCCCTTTCCTCGTCCAGATCTGGATGTTTCTCACGGTCATCACGCCGTACAGCGCCGTGAAAGACGCCCTTGGCCCCTGGCGCTATGTTTATGGCCTGAACCCCATGGCGGCGGTAGTCGAAGGCTCGCGGTGGGCGCTGTTCCGCCATCTGAATGGTGCCGAATTGGTGGAAGGCCAGCCCGTCACCATTGCGGCTGGGCCGCCGTGGGACCTCTTCGTGTTGGGAACGGCGGTCACCATCGTGATGCTGGCCGTTGGTATATACTATTTCAAACGCATGGAACGCACCTTCGCGGACATTGTCTGA
- a CDS encoding ABC transporter ATP-binding protein: protein MNANNIAIQVRGLGKRYRLGETHEVYRTFRDTLVTLPAWLRHKARERSAANSGACDPETPPGTFWALRDIDLDIHDGDVLGIVGRNGAGKSTLLKILARITEPTKGRAEIHGRVGSLLEVGTGFHLELSGRENIYLSGAILGMRKAEIRQKFDAIVDFAGVDEFLDTPVKRYSNGMRVRLAFAVAAHLEPEILIVDEVLSVGDAEFQKKCIGKMKDVAGGGRTVLFVSHNMQAVKALCDSGILLEHGRIAQRGPIGEVVEAYLARATAVEPGTEIPPSCHRRYPCDLEVFRVDVLNRHGNPAGFVLMEEPFGLQLHCRAHKARPDYAVSIQFRRDDGLVLGTVGTTYVLDRLDMQEGGVYALTARLKNVFSPGQYRLDIRVDAGPENVDFIEGIPLTVAPVTAGDELPHREGVVQLRSEWRLEAEDADAALRGEG from the coding sequence ATGAACGCCAACAACATTGCCATTCAAGTTCGCGGGTTGGGCAAACGGTACCGCTTGGGCGAGACCCACGAGGTATACCGCACTTTCCGCGATACGCTCGTGACCTTGCCCGCGTGGCTGCGCCACAAGGCGCGCGAACGCAGCGCGGCAAACAGCGGCGCCTGCGACCCCGAGACGCCCCCGGGCACTTTCTGGGCGCTGCGGGACATCGATCTCGACATCCACGACGGCGATGTGCTCGGCATTGTAGGGCGCAACGGCGCGGGGAAGTCCACGCTCCTCAAGATCCTCGCGCGCATCACCGAACCCACCAAGGGGCGGGCCGAGATTCACGGACGCGTGGGGTCGCTGCTCGAGGTCGGCACCGGCTTTCATCTCGAATTGAGCGGCCGTGAGAACATCTATCTCAGCGGGGCGATTCTGGGCATGCGGAAAGCCGAGATCCGCCAGAAGTTTGACGCCATCGTCGACTTCGCGGGAGTTGACGAGTTTCTCGACACTCCCGTGAAACGCTACTCCAACGGCATGCGGGTGCGCCTGGCGTTTGCGGTCGCCGCACACCTCGAACCGGAAATCCTCATCGTGGACGAGGTCCTCTCCGTGGGCGACGCCGAGTTCCAGAAGAAATGCATCGGCAAGATGAAAGACGTGGCCGGAGGCGGGCGCACGGTCCTGTTTGTCTCGCACAACATGCAAGCGGTCAAAGCGCTGTGTGACTCGGGCATTCTGCTCGAGCACGGGCGTATCGCACAGCGGGGTCCCATCGGGGAGGTGGTCGAGGCGTATCTTGCACGCGCAACGGCCGTCGAACCCGGCACGGAAATTCCGCCCAGCTGCCACCGGCGCTACCCGTGCGACCTCGAGGTGTTCCGCGTAGATGTCTTGAACCGTCACGGCAATCCCGCGGGGTTTGTCTTGATGGAGGAGCCTTTTGGCCTCCAACTGCATTGCCGCGCGCATAAAGCCCGGCCGGATTACGCCGTCAGCATCCAGTTTCGCCGCGATGACGGACTTGTCCTCGGCACGGTCGGCACAACCTATGTCCTCGACCGTCTGGACATGCAGGAAGGCGGCGTATACGCCCTTACCGCGCGCCTGAAAAACGTGTTCAGCCCCGGACAGTACCGCCTGGACATCCGGGTCGATGCGGGCCCCGAAAACGTCGATTTCATCGAGGGCATCCCCCTGACCGTGGCTCCAGTAACAGCCGGCGACGAGTTGCCTCATCGCGAAGGAGTGGTCCAGTTGCGTTCGGAGTGGCGTCTGGAAGCAGAAGACGCAGATGCCGCGTTACGGGGAGAAGGGTGA
- the nikR gene encoding nickel-responsive transcriptional regulator NikR — MSELARLSFSIEKPLLDRLERMIAEGNYGNRSEFIRDMIRDRLVAEEWEKNEEALGTVTILFEHHSRNLTDKLLELQHDFEGTIMASTHVHLTHHLCAEMIMVRGRAKQIRALADALHQLKGVLHATLSMSSTGRALA, encoded by the coding sequence ATGTCGGAGCTGGCGCGCTTGAGTTTTTCGATCGAGAAACCGCTGCTGGACCGTCTCGAACGCATGATAGCCGAGGGCAATTACGGCAACCGCTCGGAGTTCATTCGCGACATGATCCGCGACCGGCTCGTCGCCGAGGAATGGGAAAAGAATGAAGAGGCCCTCGGCACCGTCACGATCCTGTTCGAGCACCATTCGCGGAATCTGACCGACAAGCTGCTGGAGTTGCAGCACGATTTCGAAGGAACCATCATGGCCAGCACACACGTGCATCTCACGCACCACCTCTGCGCGGAGATGATCATGGTGCGGGGACGGGCCAAGCAGATTCGCGCGCTGGCCGACGCCCTCCACCAGCTCAAAGGCGTGTTGCACGCCACGTTGTCGATGAGCAGCACCGGGAGAGCGCTGGCATAG